From a single Granulicella aggregans genomic region:
- a CDS encoding ABC transporter ATP-binding protein has translation MALTITGLSKTYPNGVKALKNLSLTIGNNMFGLLGPNGAGKSSLMRTVATLQDPDTGTIFLDGLDVLKEKAAIRKVLGYLPQEFGVYPKMSALDMLHHLAIMKGITNKTERNQMVDALLNQTNLWAARKKALSTYSGGMKQRFGIAQALLANPKLIIVDEPTAGLDPAERNRFLNLLSSIGSNVTVILSTHIVEDVRELCPRMAIIASGEVLLEGSPAESLDALKGKIWSKVVSTDDELRALEASLSVISTHLVGGLHEVRIYADSSPGEGFIPVDSGLEDVYFLNLAKQAKN, from the coding sequence TTGGCACTCACCATCACCGGCCTCTCAAAGACGTACCCCAATGGCGTGAAAGCGCTGAAAAACCTCTCGCTCACCATCGGCAACAACATGTTCGGGCTGCTCGGCCCGAACGGCGCGGGCAAAAGCAGCCTGATGCGCACCGTCGCCACGCTACAGGACCCCGACACCGGCACCATCTTTCTCGATGGCCTCGACGTGCTCAAGGAGAAGGCCGCCATCCGCAAGGTACTCGGCTATCTGCCGCAGGAGTTCGGCGTCTACCCGAAGATGTCCGCGCTTGACATGCTCCATCACCTCGCCATCATGAAGGGCATCACCAACAAGACCGAACGCAACCAGATGGTCGACGCGCTGCTGAACCAGACCAACCTCTGGGCCGCCCGCAAGAAGGCGCTCAGCACCTACTCCGGCGGCATGAAGCAGCGCTTCGGCATCGCGCAGGCACTGCTCGCCAACCCCAAGCTCATCATCGTCGACGAACCCACCGCCGGCCTCGATCCCGCCGAGCGCAACCGCTTCCTGAACCTGCTCAGCTCCATCGGCTCGAACGTCACCGTCATCCTTTCCACGCACATCGTCGAGGACGTCCGCGAGCTCTGCCCCCGCATGGCGATCATCGCCTCAGGCGAGGTGCTACTCGAAGGCTCACCCGCCGAATCGCTCGACGCGCTGAAGGGCAAGATCTGGAGCAAGGTCGTCTCGACCGACGACGAACTCCGCGCGCTCGAAGCCAGCCTCAGCGTCATCTCGACCCACCTCGTCGGCGGCCTGCACGAGGTCCGCATCTACGCCGACTCCAGCCCCGGCGAAGGCTTCATCCCCGTCGACTCCGGCCTCGAAGACGTCTACTTCCTTAACCTCGCCAAACAGGCGAAGAACTAG